The Daphnia pulex isolate KAP4 chromosome 3, ASM2113471v1 genome includes a region encoding these proteins:
- the LOC124189960 gene encoding uncharacterized protein LOC124189960 translates to MTTAADALAAANAATAAITANDARIDAIEQGQTTIAAQLTTLTAQLQAFLTAGGGAGGGVGGGAGGGAGGGVGGGAGGGATGGGSGGASGGGSGGASGGGAGSSGVGGGAGGGGVVGGVAGHAVPHPRRRLDPSGMDKLHGDITISLLRSWRNRWNDFAELNQLLTYPVTEQMAAFRITLDSTMQQVVEVALGITPATVTTPDQVLDLIADYIRAKRNVALDRVAFEERRQGPSESFDDFYIGLRRLAEAADLCGACSETRLVTRIIAGTRDAETKKKLLAISPFPCLQVAVNICRSEESARANERTLSGQSGVAAIHPKNGKVDNRSSNECGACGRSAHVNGATCPAMGRNCHACGKPDHFSPRCPNRDKGKFGANGGMGGGAKSKMAHITIGNVQDTHRRRCSPTIVLNVICDDGSVGAQISDVIPDPGAEVSVGGRDVMASLGLSEKDLAASSFDLVMADRSSPLLSIGQRDIHVRYGDRSAHITIVFCPEIRGMLLCRLDCVELNILHRQYPKPLSRVRSVTLSSPEESPPRDSTSPSSGGTFLKDIYIPMEPTAEQISTIEAAISAEFEVVFDQEEGLRQMTGPDMVIQLRDDAVPFYVNGARPIAFGDRADVKRVLDDLVAKKVIIPVSEASEWAAPLVVIRNAKTGKIRICVDHTRLNKFVLRPTHPTRTPRDAVAEVDSESRYFTSFDAANGYYQIPLHPSCQHLTTFMTPWGRYKFLRVSMGLCCSGDEYNRRADVAFAALSYTVRVVDDLLRFDRTFPAHVAGVCAVLQAARTAGITFSKEKFRFAQPRISWVGYDIRHGGITIEEEKLKALSHFPKPTNVSELRSFMGLVEQLAGFSTEVAAAKSPLRPLLSTRNPFVWTEDHDRSFEAVKLALVSPPVLVHFDPMRETTIQVDASRKHGMGYALQRHGDSWKLVDANSRWCSDTESRYAVVELELAAVEWEIRKCRLYLSGLPNFTLVVDHQALVAILDRYTLDAIDNPKIQRLKERLSPYAFTTVWRKGKDHAIPDALSRAPVNDPAADDECV, encoded by the coding sequence ATGACAACGGCGGCTGATGCGTTGGCTGCGGCCAATGCGGCGACGGCCGCCATTACGGCTAATGACGCTCGCATCGACGCCATAGAACAAGGCCAGACGACCATCGCAGCCCAGCTGACGACCTTGACGGCTCAACTTCAAGCTTTTCTCACAGCCGGTGGTGGCGCTGGTGGAGGTGTTGGCGGCGGCGCAGGTGGTGGCGCTGGTGGAGGTGTTGGCGGCGGCGCAGGTGGTGGCGCTACTGGTGGAGGCAGCGGTGGCGCTAGTGGTGGAGGCAGCGGTGGCGCTAGTGGTGGTGGCGCCGGTAGCAGCGGTGTCGGTGGTGGTGCCGGCGGAGGCGGTGTTGTTGGTGGCGTTGCTGGGCATGCGGTTCCACATCCAAGGCGGCGGCTCGATCCATCTGGAATGGATAAACTTCACGGTGACATCACTATTTCGTTACTGCGTTCTTGGAGAAATCGGTGGAACGATTTTGCGGAGTTGAACCAGCTTCTCACCTATCCGGTCACGGAACAGATGGCCGCTTTTCGCATAACCCTCGACTCCACGATGCAACAGGTGGTAGAAGTGGCACTGGGGATCACACCCGCAACCGTTACGACCCCCGACCAAGTTCTCGACCTCATCGCGGATTACATCCGTGCGAAACGCAATGTGGCACTCGACCGAGTGGCGTTTGAAGAACGTCGTCAAGGTCCATCAGAATCTTTCGATGATTTTTACATCGGCCTGCGCCGTCTAGCAGAAGCGGCAGATTTATGTGGTGCGTGTTCTGAAACGCGATTGGTGACTCGTATCATTGCCGGGACGCGCGATGctgagacgaagaagaaactatTGGCCATCAGTCCTTTCCCCTGTTTGCAGGTGGCGGTCAACATCTGCCGCAGTGAAGAGTCGGCCCGTGCGAACGAGCGCACTCTTAGTGGGCAATCAGGTGTTGCAGCTATTCATCCCAAGAACGGCAAGGTTGACAATCGGTCATCGAATGAGTGCGGCGCGTGTGGCCGCTCGGCTCATGTGAATGGTGCGACATGTCCGGCGATGGGCAGAAATTGCCATGCGTGTGGAAAGCCAGATCATTTCTCTCCCAGATGCCCCAATCGTGACAAAGGGAAGTTCGGCGCAAACGGAGGAATGGGCGGCGGAGCTAAATCCAAAATGGCTCACATCACCATCGGAAATGTCCAGGATACTCATCGACGGCGCTGTTCTCCGACCATAGTGTTGAACGTGATTTGTGACGATGGCAGTGTCGGTGCTCAAATCAGTGACGTTATTCCCGATCCAGGCGCTGAGGTCAGTGTCGGCGGCCGTGATGTTATGGCATCTTTAGGCCTATCTGAAAAGGATCTGGCAGCTTCGTCTTTTGACTTAGTGATGGCCGACAGATCCTCTCCGTTGTTATCGATTGGACAGCGCGACATTCACGTCCGGTATGGAGATCGGAGCGCTCATATCACGATTGTGTTCTGCCCGGAGATTCGCGGCATGCTCTTATGCCGGTTGGATTGCGTTGAATTAAATATTCTGCATCGACAATACCCGAAGCCGCTGTCTCGAGTGCGTTCGGTAACGTTGTCGTCGCCGGAGGAAAGTCCACCACGTGATTCAACTTCACCTTCATCGGGTGGGACATTTCTCAAGGATATTTACATCCCTATGGAGCCTACCGCGGAGCAGATTTCGACCATCGAGGCGGCTATCAGCGCCGAGTTTGAAGTGGTTTTTGACCAGGAAGAGGGGTTACGCCAAATGACAGGCCCGGACATGGTAATTCAGCTCCGCGACGATGCAGTCCCATTTTATGTTAATGGTGCGCGACCTATTGCTTTCGGGGATCGCGCTGACGTGAAACGTGTGCTCGATGACCTAGTGGCGAAAAAAGTGATCATTCCAGTCAGTGAGGCGTCGGAGTGGGCCGCTCCATTAGTCGTCATTCGGAAtgcaaaaactggaaaaattcGTATATGTGTGGATCATACACGTCTAAACAAGTTCGTGTTACGCCCTACCCATCCAACGCGTACACCACGCGACGCGGTAGCGGAAGTGGATAGTGAAAGCCGATACTTCACCAGCTTCGATGCGGCCAACGGGTATTATCAGATACCCCTCCATCCCTCCTGCCAACATCTCACTACGTTTATGACCCCCTGGGGTCGCTACAAATTCCTTCGCGTGTCCATGGGATTATGTTGTTCCGGGGACGAGTACAATCGGCGAGCGGATGTCGCGTTTGCAGCGTTGTCTTACACCGTGAGAGTGGTGGACGACTTGCTGCGATTTGACCGGACATTCCCAGCTCACGTCGCGGGAGTATGTGCAGTATTGCAGGCAGCGCGGACGGCAGGAATCACCTTCAGCAAGGAGAAATTTCGGTTTGCTCAACCCCGCATTTCTTGGGTCGGATATGACATCCGGCACGGTGGCATCACCAtcgaggaagaaaaattaaaagcgCTGTCACATTTTCCCAAGCCAACCAACGTATCTGAGCTACGGTCTTTCATGGGATTGGTCGAGCAATTGGCCGGCTTTTCTACCGAAGTGGCGGCGGCAAAGAGTCCCCTTCGTCCCCTGCTCAGCACACGCAACCCTTTCGTATGGACCGAGGATCATGATCGGTCTTTCGAGGCTGTAAAGCTGGCCCTTGTCTCTCCGCCAGTGTTGGTGCATTTCGACCCTATGCGTGAGACAACAATCCAGGTCGATGCATCGCGCAAACACGGCATGGGATATGCGCTACAACGCCATGGCGATTCCTGGAAGCTGGTGGACGCTAACTCACGCTGGTGCTCGGATACGGAGTCGAGATATGCAGTGGTGGAACTTGAGTTGGCGGCGGTGGAATGGGAAATCCGGAAGTGCCGACTTTATTTATCCGGATTGCCCAATTTTACATTGGTGGTTGATCATCAAGCATTGGTGGCTATATTGGATCGATACACATTGGACGCTATCGACAATCCCAAGATCCAGCGCCTGAAGGAGCGTCTCTCCCCATACGCATTCACAACGGTATGGCGAAAGGGGAAGGACCACGCTATTCCTGATGCGTTATCGCGAGCGCCGGTGAATGATCCGGCGGCGGACGATGAATGCGTCTGA